From the genome of Actinomycetota bacterium:
ACCTCGACCTGGCCGGCGCCGAGCCCCACGCCCGCGACGCCGCCATCCGCTTCGGGCAGGTCGGCTGGCCGGGCCTGGGGGTCGCCTACGGGATCCTCGGGCTGCTGCTGGTCTACTCGGCGATCACCTATGACCCCGAGAAGGCCACCGGCATGGACACCGCCCTCAAGACCCTGGCCGGCCAGCCGTACGGGACGTTCCTGCTGCTCGTCGTCGCGGCCGGTCTGGCGTGCTTCGGGGCGTACTGCCTGTTCGACGCCCGCTACCGCCGCGGCTGACCCGGCGGCTCCAGGCGGCGGCCGCCCCGGCGGCCAGGGCGACCCCGCAGGCGACGGGGACGACGTCGCCGGCCCGCACGTACGGGGTGCGCTCGGCCGACAGGGGCAGCTCGGCCACGGCCGCGCCCCGCCAGCTCCCCGGCGCCCAGGCGAGGCGGCGGCCGCGGGCGTCGAAGGCGGCCGAGGTCCCGCTGAGCGCCCCCTGCAGCACCGGCCGGCCCGACTCCACCGCCCGCACCGCGGCCAGGCTGGCGTGCTGGTCGAGGCCCCAGCTGTCCTGGAAGGTGGTGTCGGCCGTCTGGATCACCACCAGCTCGGCCCCGCCGGCGGCCAGGTTCCGGGTCAGGTCGGGGAAGGCCGACTCGAAGCAGACCAGCGGGCCGACGGCCAGGCCCCCGGCGTCCAGCACGGCCAGGCGGGTGCCGCGGTGCCGGTCGACGGCGGCGGCGTCGGTGAGGCGGGTCACCCAGCCGAGCAGCGGCCGCAGCGGCACGTACTCCCCGAACGGCACCAGCCGCATCTTGTCGTAGCTGCCCAGGACCCCGGACGGGCCGACCAGCAGGGCGCTCTTGTAGATCCCGCCGGCCGCCTCCCGCTGGGCGTCGACATTGGCCAGGACCGGCCCGCCGGCGGCCCTGGCGGCGGCGGCCAGGCGGGCCACGTCGCCGGGGTTGGCCGCCGGGTCGCGGCCGACGCTGCTCTCGCCCCACACCACCAGGTCGACGCCCGCGGCCGGCCCGAGGGTGCGGCTGAGCCGCTCGCTGGCCCGGAACCGCTCCTCGACCGGGCCGACGACCCCGGGCTGGACGAAGGCCACCGTGGCCGTCCCGGCCGGCGCCGGGGCCGGCCGCAGCGCCCAGAAGGCGAACGCGGCCAGGGGCAGGGCGACGGCGGTGGCCGCGGCCACGGCCCGGGTCGCGGCCGGGACCCGCGGGCGGGCGGCGGCGGCGACGGCCAGGTTGACGGCCACCAGCAGGAAGCCGAGGCCCCAGATGCCGCCGAGGGCGGCCACCGACAGCAGCGCCGGGGCGTTCCACTGGCTGGCCCCGAGCAGGCCCCAGGGGCCGCCCAGCCCCTCCCAGGACCGCAGCGCCTCCCCGGCCACGAACGCGCTCGGCACCAACACCAGGGCGGCGGCCAGCCGGGCCGGGCCGGGGCGGGCCAGGCCCCCGAGGAGCGCCCAGGCCAGCCAGCCGACCGGCAGCCAGAGCACGGCCAGGAGCATGGCCAGCGGGACCATGAACGGCCCCACCTTCGGCACCAGGAAGGCGTTGACGGCCAGGAAGAACCCGGTCCCGCCGAGCCAGGCCCGGACGGCCGCCTCGCGCCCGCTGGGGGCGGCCAGGGCCAGGGCCAGCAGCGGCGCCAGCCCGACCAGGGCCAGCCACCACCACCCGGGCTCCGGGAAGGCCAGGGCCAGCGGCGCCCCCAGCAGCAACGCCGCCAGCCGGCCGCCCCAGCGTGTCTGGCGCACCCTCATCTCCAGCAGGTCTCGTATGCGCCCGCGGCGCTCGTCACGGCCCCATCGGCCGGCCGGTCAGAGGTTCATGGCGACGTACTTGGTCTCCAGGTACTCGGCGATGCCCTCGGGGCCGCCCTCGCGGCCGATGCCGGACTGCTTGACCCCGCCGAAGGGGGCAGCCGGGTTCGACACCAGCCCCTGGTTGAGGCCGACCATGCCCGTCTCCAGGCCCTCCACGACCCGGAAGGCCCGCTTCAGGTCGCGGGTGTAGACGTAGGCGACCAGCCCGAACTCGGTGTCGTTGGCGGCCGCGACCGCCGCCTCCTCGTCGTCGAAGGAGGCCACCGGGGCCACCGGCCCGAAGATCTCCTCCTTGAGCACGCGGGCGTCGCCGGGGACGCCGGCCAGGACCGTCGGCTGGTAGAAGTAGCCGCGGCCGTCGCCCGGCCGCGCCCCCACGACCGCCCGGGCGCCCTTGTCGAGGGCGTCCGAGACCAGCTCCGACACCTTGTCGACGGCGTCCTTGTCGATCAGAGGGCCGACGGTGACGCCGTCCTCGGTGCCCCGGCCGACCTTCATGGCCCCCATCCGCTCGGCCAGCTTGCCGGCGAACGCCTCCGCCACCGGCTCGGCCACGTGGAAGCGGTTGGCGGCCGTGCAGGCCTCGCCGATGTTGCGCATCTTGGCGATCATCGCGCCCTCGACGGCCGCGTCCAGGTCGGCGTCGTCGAAGATCAGGAACGGCGCGTTGCCGCCCAGCTCCATCGAGACCCGCAGGACGTTGTCGGCGGCCTGGGCGATGAGGGTGCGGCCGACCTCGGTGGAGCCGGTGAACGACAGCTTGCGGGTCCGGCCGTCCTTGATCAGCGGCTCCATCACCGCCCCGGACCGCTTGGTGGTGATGATGTTGCAGACCCCCGGGGGCAGGCCCGCCTCCTCCAGGATCCCGCCAAGGGCCAGCATCGACAGGGGGGTGAGGGCGGCCGGCTTGATGACCATGGTGCAGCCGGCGGCCACCGCCGGGCCGACCTTGCGGGTCCCCATGGCCATGGGGAAGTTCCAGGGGGTGATGAGCAGGCACGGCCCGACCGGCTGGCGCATGGTCAGCAGCCGCCCCTTGCCGTTGGGGGCGACGGCGTAGCGGCCGTCGATGCGGACCGCCTCCTCGGCGAACCAGCGGAAGAACTCGGCCGCGTAGGCGATCTCGGCCTTGCTCTCGGCCAGCGGCTTGCCCATCTCCAGGGTCATCAGCAGGGCCAGGTCGTCGGCCCGGTCGTTGAGGAGCTGGAACGCCCGGCGCAGGACCTCGCCCCGCTCGCGCGGCGGATGGGCGGCCCACTCCGCCTGGGCGGCCACGGCCGCGTCCAGGGCGGCCATGCCGTCCTCCGGGGTGCCGTCGGCGACCTCGCAGAGCACCTCGCCGGTGGCCGGGTCCTCGACCGGGAAGGTCCCCCCGCCGCCGGCCTGGCGCCAGTCCCCGCCGACCAACAGCCGCGGGGTGACGGCGTCGACGACCGCCTGCTCCGATGGTGCGATGCTCATGGGCGCTGCCTCCTCTGGCGTCCCGGCGCGGACGCCGTTAGCGTAGCGCGCCATGGGCAGGCTCCGGATGGCCGCGGCGGCGGCGCTGCTGCTGGCCGCCTGCACGGGCGGCGAGCCGGACCCCCCGGCGCCGGCGGCCACCGCCCCGGCGCCCACCCGGGCCGGCGACCCGGCGTGGCGGACGCTGGCGGCGGCGCCGTCGGAGCGGACCGAGGTGGCCGCGGCCGCCGTTGGCGGGCGCATCTGGGTGCTGGGCGGCTACGCCCCCGACGGGGCCACCCTGGCCACCGCCGAGGTCTACGACACCGCCGCCGACCGCTGGTCGCGCGGGCCCGACCTGCCGGTGGCGGTCAACCACGCCATGGCCGCCACCCTCGACGGGGTGCTGTACGTCGCCGGCGGCAACGACGGCGACGGCCCCAGCACCCAGGCGCACCGCCTGGAGGGGGACCGCTGGCGCCCGCTGGCCCCGCTGCCCCAGGGCCGCTCGGCCGGCGGCCTGGTCGCCCTTGACGGGCGCCTCTACCTGGTCGGGGGCGTGGTCGATGGCGGCCTGGCCGGCGACACCCAGGTGTACGACCCCGGCGCCGACCGCTGGAGCGCCGCCCCCGGGCTGCCCACCCCGCGCGAGCACCTGGGCGCGGCCGCCAGCGGCGGCAGGGTGTACGTGGTCGGGGGCCGGACCGGCGGCATCGGCAACAACCTGACCACGGCCGAGGCCTTCGACCCGGCCGCCGGCCGCTGGAGCGCGGTCGCCGACCTGCCGACGGCCCGGGGCGGCCTGGCCGCCACCGCCACCGCCGCCGGGGAGGTGGTGGCCGTCGGCGGCGAGGCCGCGGCCACCTTCCCGGAGGCGGAGGCGTTCGACCCGGCCAGCGGCCGCTGGCGCTCCCTGCCGCCGCTGCCCACCCCCCGCCACGGGCTCGGCGTGGTCGCCGTCGGCGACGTGGTCTACGTCCTCGCCGGCGGTCCCCAGCCCGGCCTGCACACCTCGGCCGCCAACGAGGCCATCGACCTCGGCGGGTAGCGGATCCCCCTTGTGCCCGGGATTAGGTGAGCCTAATATCGGACCCGATGTTCGTCTGCCACTGCCGGGCCCTCACCGACGGAGAGATCTCCGAGGTGATCACGGGCGGAGCCTGCGACCTCGACGAGGTCGGGGACCGCTGCGGCGCCGGCATCACCTGCGGCGGCTGCTGCCCCCTGATCGAGGAGCTGCTGGCCCAGCACGCCGAGGCCGGGCGGCCGGCGGCGGTGGCGTCCTAGGGGCGGCCGGCGCGGCGCCAGCCGAGCGGGGTGGCGCCGTGGGCGCGACGGAAGTGCCTGGCGAAGTAGCCGGCATCCCCGTAGCCGACCCTGCGGCTCACCTCCTCCACGGTCAGGTCGGTCTGGACCAGCAGCCGACGCGCCTCGGCCATGCGCCGCTCGGCGATCCAGTCCTGCACGGTGCGACCGGTCCGGCGTCGCACCACCGTGGTGAGATGGCCCGGCGTCAGGCTCACCGCGCTGGCCACGTCCTTGAGCGAGATCCGCTCCCTGAAGCGTTCCTCGATGAAGCCGAACACGCCGGCGAGCAGGGGCTCGTCCTTGAGCCGGAGGTCCCCGGCGACGTCCACGGCCAGCCGCGACAGCTCCACCAGCAGCAGCGTCAGGTGCGCGAGGGCCGCCTCCTGGTAGCCGTCGTGGCGGCCGCGCAGCTCGGTGTCGAGGGCCGCGAAGCGCTCGGACCACGCCGCCCGCTGGGCGGGGGCCACCCGCAGGCGCTGGGCGCTCCCGGAAGTCCCCCGGACGAACGGGTACAGCAGCGGGTGGGCGCGCCAGGAGAGGAAGGCGCCGGGTGCCTGGCCACCAAGGACCTCGGGCGGGAAGAACACCGCCCAGCCCTCGGCCCCGCGGAGGCCAGCGGCCTGCCCGCCGACGGCGATCACCTCGCCGGGGGCGACGACGTAGGCGTCGCCGGCCTCCACCGGCCACTCCCGGCCGGCCAGCCGCAACGACCCGCCGCCCCGTTCGAAGTAGGCGAGCACCAGAAAGTCGTGGGAGTGGGCGTGACCGGGCGGTGGCCCACCCGGCGGCAGCTCCCGGCCGAGGATCCGCAGGACCCCCACGGAGGGCTCGCCGGGCACCACCTGGTAGGTGAAGACCGGCGGTCCCGCCCCGCCGCCGTCCAGCATCCTCGTCCCACCCACGCCGGTCCCTCCCCTCCCACCGCCGCACCCCGCGGCCGGGCCCCCAGAGCCCAAAGATCATCTCAGGACAACCGAACATCCTGTCTTTTCCCCGCATACACCGACCGAAATACTGGTCCCATGGCAAAACATCGTACTAGGCAGGAGCGGAGGACGGGCATGGACGTCACGACGGAAGGTCGCGGAGACCACTACCTCCCCGGCATGGGACACGACCGGCTGCTGCCGCTCTACGACCCCCTCTGCCGGTTGCTGCGCATCTCCCGGTTCCATCGGCCACTGGTGGACCAGGCAGGCATTCGGCCGGGCCAGAGGGTCCTGGAGATCGGGTGCGGCACCGGGAACCTGGCCCTGCTGGTCGGGCGGCTCCAGCCGGGCGCGGAGGTCGTCGGGCTCGACCCCGACCCCAGGGCGCTCGCCCGCGCACGCCGCAAGGCCGAGCGACGGTCGCTTCCGGTGCGGTTCGACCGCGGGTTCGCGGAGAAGCTCCCGTACGCCGACGCGTCGTTCGACCGGGTGCTGTCCGCCCTCATGTTCCATCACCTGGGACCGGACGAGCGGGAGGGGGCGCTGCGCGAGGTGCGGCGCGTGCTCGAACCTGGCGGCTCCCTGCATCTTGTCGACTTCGGGGGAGCCAGGGAGCGCTCCGACGGGCTCATGGCCCGCCTGGGTCACCGAAGCCCGCGGCTGGAGGACAACTTCGGGGGCCGTATCCCCGCGCTCATGCGCGAAGCCGGTCTCGCCGACCCCTCCGAGGTGGCCCACAGGGTCTCGCGGGTCATGGGACGCCTCACCTACTACCGCGCCGTGGCGCCGGCCGCCGCCTAGTCTCGGACCTGCTGGGCCAGGTACAGGCCCTCGCCGATCTGGGCGATGGTGTCCAGCTGGGTCTCCCACCAGTCGACGTGCCGCTCCTCCTCGGCGATCATCGCGGCCAGGAACTCGCGGGTGCCCTGGTCGCCGATCTCGGCGCAGGTGGCCACGTAGCCGTCCAGGTTGCGGACCGCGGTCCGCTCCAGCTCGACGGCCAGCCGGATCTGCTCGACCGCCGTCTCGCCCACCTTGACCGTGCCCAGCCGCTGCAGGTTGGGGTGGCCCTCCAGGTAGAGGATGCGGTCGATCAGCTCCTCGGTGTCGCGCATCTCCTCCATGGCGATCTCGCGGTGGCGCCTGGCCAGGCGCTCGTAGCCCCAGTTGGCGCACATCCTGGAGTTGAGGAAGTACTGGTTGATCGCGGTCAGCTCGAAGGTCAGGTGCTGGTTGAGCAGCTCGAGGACGCGCGGGTCACCCTGCAAGGGGGCCCTCCTTGGGTCGGCGACGGAACGGTGAGGTGGGTAGTCTCCCTCAACCGCGGCCGCGGTGGGCGGCCACGGCCTCGCGCAGGGCCGGGGCGACCTCGGCCGCGAACCGCTCCAGCTGGCGGGCCGGGGACTCCGACGGCCAGAGCACGAAGGTGTCCATGCCGGTCTCGGTGACCAGCGGGAGGAGCTCCTCGACCCACTGGGCGGCCGGGCCGTCCAGGAACCCGCCGCCGCCCGGGCCGATCCGGCCGGAGATGTTGTAGAGGCGCCGGATGGCCGCCGGGTCGCGGCCGGCGGCCGCGGCCGCCTCGTCGATGCGGGCCTGGGCGGCACCGAGCCGTTCCGGGGGCACGTACGGCGAGGACGGCACCCAGCCGTCGGCCAGCCGGCCGGTCAGGGCCAGCATCCGCGGGCCGAAGCCCCCGATCCAGATGCCGATGGGATGGGCCGGCGCCGGCCCCGGCTTGACCCCCACGACCCGGTAGTGGGCCCCCTCGAACCGCACCGACGGCTGGTCCGACCACAGGTCGCGGAGAAGCCCGATGGCCTCCTCCAGGGCCTCGACGGCCTCGCCGGGGCGGCGGCGGGGGCCGCCCATGGCCGCGACCGCGTCCCAGAACGCGCCCGCGCCCAGGCCCAGCTCGAACCGGCCCCCGGACAGCAGGTCGAGGGAGGCGGCCGCCTTGGCCAGTATGGCCGGGTGGCGCAGGGGCAGGTTGGCCACGTCGGGGAACAGCCCGACCCGCTCGGTGGCGGCGGTCAGGGCGGCCAGCAGGGTGAAGGCGTCGAGGTAGCGGCGCTGGTAGGGGTGGTCCTGGACGCCGATCAGGTCGAACCCGGCCCGCTCGGCCAGCCGCGCCTCCTCCAGCAGCCCCCAGGGGTCGCGGGCCTCGGGGACCAGGAACCACCCGAACCGGACCGGCAGGCCGGCATCAGCCACGGCCGCCCGCCCAGATCCCGACCGCCCGGAACGCCATGGGCACGTCGACCAGGATGAGCTCGCTGGGCTCGTCGGCGGCGATGGTGAGCGACGGCTGGGCGGTCACCTTGGCGGCGTCGCCGGTGGCCACCGGCTCGCCGCCGAAGCGGGCCCGGCCGTCGATCAGGTAGGCGTAGGCGCCGCGCCCGGGGCCGACCGGGTGCTCGACCTGGTCGCCGGGGGCCAGCGAGGCCACGTGGACGCTGGCCTCCTGATGGATCCGGACCACCTCGCCGCCCTCGGGGCCCATCACCCGCAGCAGCCGGCCCGAGCGGTCCTCCTTGGTGAACACCTTCTGCTCGACCTCGGGCTCGAGGCCGGCGGTGTCGGGCAGGATCCAGATCTGGATGAACCGCATCGGCTCGGTCTCGGAGGCGTTCTGCTCCGAGTGCAGCGCCCCCGACCCCAGCGTCATGCGCTGCACCGCCCCGGCCGGCAGGGGGCCGGGGGCGCCCCCGACCGAGTCCTCGTGCCGGAAGCTGCCCTCGACCACGTAGGTGAGCCCCTCGACGTCCTGGTGGGGGTGCATCGGCCAGATCGCCCCCGGCACCAGCCGGTCGTCGTTGAACACCCGCATCGCCCCGAAGCCGTCGTTGGCCGGGTCGCGGTAGTGGCCGAAGGAGAAGTGCCAGCGGGCCGTGAACCAGCCGCCCTCCTCCCGGTGGATCTCCTGGTCACGCCGGATGGTCAGCATCGCCGCTCCTGGATGGGGGTGCCCGGCCGGTCAGCCGAGCGAGGGGATGTCCGCCTGCTCGGGGAAGTACTTCTGGAACAGCTGGTCGAGCACCCCGTCCTCGCGCAGCTGGTCGATCACCTGGGACAGGGGCCCGGTGTTGGGGGAGCCCTTGCCGAGGACCGCGCCGTACTGCTCGTCGGTCTTGAACTGCCCGGCGACGGTCAGCCCAGGGTACCGGCGGGCCGCGTCGACCACGATCGGGACGTCGGACATGACGGCCTCGACCTGGCCGGCCCGGAGGGCGTTGAAGGCGGCCGTGGTCGACCCGTACTCCCGGACGGGTTCCATCGGCTCGAGGTGGCGCTCCAGGTAGGCGGCGCCGGAGGTGGCCTCCTGGACGCCGAAGCGGAGCCGGCGGGCGTCGGCGATCCCGTTGAGGACGGTGCCCTTGCGGACCAGCACCCCCTGGTTGGCGGTGAAGTAGGGGGAGGAGAAGTCGACCCGCTGGCGGCGGTCGGGCAGGATCGACACCCCGTTGACGGCGAAGTCGCAGGGGCAGGGGGCGCCGGCGACCAGCTTGGTGAACGGGAACGAGACCCACCGGACCTGGTCGACGCCCAGGCGGCGGGCGATCTCGTTGACCATGTCGACCTCGAACCCGCTCTCGAGGTCGTCCAGGTCGTCGCCGAGCACGAACGGCGGGTTGGGCAGCTCGGTGCCGACGGTCAGCACGCCGGGGATGCGGGTCCGGAAGCCGGGGACCTCGGGCGCGGCCGCCCCGGTCCCGGCCGTCCCCCCGCCGTCCCCGCCGCCGCAGGCGGCCAGCAGCAGGGCCAGGGCCAGGGCCAGCGCCACCAGCTTGCCCACGGCGGCTCCTTGTGGTTGCTGTGGTTGCCGGCACAACCATGTCCGGATGGGACGATACCAGGCGCGTTGGTAGGCTGGGCCGGCAACCAGGCGGACGACCGCAGCTCCAGGAGGCGAGATGGTGGCGCAGGTTCCCGACCGCCGCACCGGCCGGCTGGCCGGGGCGGCCGGCATCGCCCTGCTCCTGGTCGGGCTGACCCTGCTGCTGGAACCGGCGTCCCGCCGCGCCGGGTCGGCGGTGCTGCTGGCCGCCGGGCTGGCCGCCGGCGTGGTCGTCGCCATGCGCCGGCCCGCCCCGGACCGCCCGCGCACGCCCATGGAGCGCCTCAACGACGCCGCCTTCGTGTTCGTGCTGGCCGCCATCTCCCTGGTCGCGGTCCGCCTGGCCCGCCCCTGGACCGCCGCCCTCCCCGGCCTGGTCGGCGGCTTCCTCATCGGCCGCGCCCAGCGCCCCCGCCCCGGGCCCGCTCCCGACCCCGGGCCCGGCCACACCCGAACCCCACCGGCCGACGGTTCCGCCGAGTAGTCCCGGTCAGGTCCGCTCCAGGATCACCACCGGGATGTCGCGGCGGGTCTTGCGCTGGTAGCCCTCGTAGGCGGGCCAGATCGAGGTCATCAGCGACCACAGCCGGGGCTTCTCCTCGGACCCGGCCGTCCTGGCCGTGGCGGTGAAGCGCTCGGCCTCGACCTGGACCTCGACCTGGGGGTTGTCGCTCAGGTTGAGGTACCAGGCGGGGTGGCGGGCCGACCCGCCGACCGAGGCCACGACCAGGTAGCGGTCGCCGTCGCGGCCGTAGATCAGGGCGGTGCGGCGCAGCTTGCCCGAGCGCCGGCCGCGGGTGGTGAGCAGCAGGGTGTACACCCCGGGCCGCCACTCGTGGCCCGTGGCGCCGTCGCTGTCCACGTAGCGCTTGATGTGGCGGGCCACCCAGCCGGCGGGGCTGTCGACGACCTGCTCCTCGGGCTCCATCAGCTCGCCTCCTCGTCGCCGCCGAAGCGGCCGCCCGGTCCGACGGTGGCGTCGCGGGGGACCTGGGCCTCCCCGGCGACCAGGGCCGGCTCCCCGCCATCGCCGGCGGCGCCGACGTGGGCGCCGGGACCGACCCGGACGCCCCGGTCGAGCACGGCCCGCTCGACCCGGGCGCCGGCCGCGACCACGCAGTCGTCCAGCAGCACGGCGTCGCGCACGGCGGCGCCCGGCTCGACCACCACCCCCGGCCCGAGCACCGAGCGGGTCACCTCCCCGGCGGCCACCGTCCCCGGCGACAGCAGCGCCCGGTCCAGCCGGGCCGAGCCCTCGACCCGCGCCGGGAGCCGGTGCGGCGCCCGCCCGAGGATCGGCCAGGCCGGGTCGTCCAGGTCGAGCGGCCGCTCGGGGTCGAGCAGGTCCATGTGGGCCCGCCAGTAGGCGGGCACGGTGCCGACGTCGCGCCAGTAGCCGTCCATCCGGTGCTCGACCGCCTCGCCCGCCTCGACCATGCGGGGGAGCAGGCCGTGCCCGAAGTCCTTGAGCTCGCCGTCGCCGGCGGCCAGCTCCTCCAGCGTGCCCAGCAGCCGCCCGGTGGCGAAGGCGAACACCTCGGTGGCGACCCGGGTCGTGGGGGGCTCGTCGGGCTTGTAGTTGAAGCCGCCGATGCGGCCGTCGCCGTCCACCTCGACCACCGCCTGGCGGGACGCCTCCTCCTCGGGGACCTCGGAGGTGACCACCGTCACCCCGGCCCCCCGGTCGCGGTGGCGGGCCAGCACCGCGCCGTAGTCGAGCCGGTAGACGTGGTCGGCGCTGAGGACCAGGACGACCTCGGGGTCGTGCTCGGCGATCAGCTCCCGGTTGCGCCAGATGGCGTCGGCGTTGCCCTCGTGGAAGCCGTCCTCCTCCGCCCCCAGCTGGGGCGGGAGCAGCCGCAGTCCCCCGTAGGTCCGGTCCAGGTCCCAGGGCCGGCCGTTGGCCAGCTGGTCGTTGAGCGACTGCAGCCGGTACTGCTGCAGCACCCAGACATCCTCGATCCCGGAGTGGACGCAGTTGGACAGGGGGAAGTCGATCAGCCGGTACACGCCGGCGTAGGGGAGGGCCGGCTTGGCCCGCCGCTCGGTGAGCAGCTCCAGCCGGCTCCCCTCACCGCCGGCCATGACGAGCGCGAGCACCTTCGGTTTGGGCATCGCCACCAAGGATAGGGCAGGTGCCCGTCAGTACCAGCCGTGGGAGAGCCAGAAGGCGCGGGCGTTCTCGGCGGTCCCGTAGCGGTCGCGGACGTAGCCGCGGAACGCCTGCAGCTGCAGGGCGCAGTCGGTGGTGGCGTAGTTGTCGCCCAGGTAGTGGCGGCGGCCGTCGATCAGGAGCTGGCCGAGGCCGAAGGCGGTGGAGCGGGGGTTGTCGGCCGTCGGGTCGCCGCCGGACTCCTTCATGATGATGAAGTACTCGGCGTCCGAGGTCCCCGACAGGTCGCACTTGCCGCCGCCCCGGACCTGGCCGGCCTGGCGCTGCTGGCGCTGCTGGAGGGTGACCCGGAGCACGCCGGCCTCGCCCTCCAGCCGCCGGATCTTGTCGTCGAGGGCGTCCTTGGCCTGGACGCGCAGGTCGCGCAGCTCCAGGGCCTGGTCGATCTTGCGGCTGATCACGGCCCCGGCCTTGCGGGCGTCGGCCTCGGCCTCGGCCAGGATGGAGCGGGCCAGGGCGTAGTCCTGCTGGGCGACGACCAGGTCGGCCAGCGAGTTGTTGCTCTCCTTGGCCAGGTGGTCGAGGATCGCGACCTGGCCGAGGAGCTGGTCGGCCTTGCCGCTCTGGACCAGGGCGGCCAGCCCGGCCGGGTCGCCGGCGATGTAGATGCCGCGGGCCCGGTCGCCCAGGATCCGGCGCAGCCGCTCCACCCGCTCGGTGGCGTCGGCCAGGGCGGCGGCGGCCCGCACCCCGCGGGCGTGGGCGTCCAGGCGCTGCTGCTCGGCCTGGGCGAGCTCGTTCTCGGCCTGGTCGAGGGCGTCGTTGGCCCGCTGCAGGGCGGCGGCCAGCTTCTTGGCGTCGGCCTTGGCGTCGGCCAGGGTCGCCCTGACCTTCTTGAGCTGGGTGGAGACCTCGG
Proteins encoded in this window:
- a CDS encoding nitroreductase family deazaflavin-dependent oxidoreductase, with the protein product MEPEEQVVDSPAGWVARHIKRYVDSDGATGHEWRPGVYTLLLTTRGRRSGKLRRTALIYGRDGDRYLVVASVGGSARHPAWYLNLSDNPQVEVQVEAERFTATARTAGSEEKPRLWSLMTSIWPAYEGYQRKTRRDIPVVILERT
- a CDS encoding glucose-1-phosphate adenylyltransferase family protein: MPKPKVLALVMAGGEGSRLELLTERRAKPALPYAGVYRLIDFPLSNCVHSGIEDVWVLQQYRLQSLNDQLANGRPWDLDRTYGGLRLLPPQLGAEEDGFHEGNADAIWRNRELIAEHDPEVVLVLSADHVYRLDYGAVLARHRDRGAGVTVVTSEVPEEEASRQAVVEVDGDGRIGGFNYKPDEPPTTRVATEVFAFATGRLLGTLEELAAGDGELKDFGHGLLPRMVEAGEAVEHRMDGYWRDVGTVPAYWRAHMDLLDPERPLDLDDPAWPILGRAPHRLPARVEGSARLDRALLSPGTVAAGEVTRSVLGPGVVVEPGAAVRDAVLLDDCVVAAGARVERAVLDRGVRVGPGAHVGAAGDGGEPALVAGEAQVPRDATVGPGGRFGGDEEAS